Genomic window (Primulina eburnea isolate SZY01 chromosome 8, ASM2296580v1, whole genome shotgun sequence):
ATTTGATAATTATCAGATCAATATAGCCTTAGCCCTTTTATTTTACATTGTTAGTGTAGATCTCCATTACCGAATCACGGAAATTACACGTTGTGCTGCATTTCTCTACCCCGCTATCTTTTTTTTTACTTGAAAATTCAACAATAACTTTACGCATATGGGTTTTTTGCATTTCTTTAGCAACTGTAAAGATGGTGGTTTGTGTGACTTCATGTAGAGATGTATCCTTGATATCGATGTTCAAGGGGCGAGGTCTGTGAAGGCTAGTTCTCTGGAAGCCGTTTTTATCTTTATCTGTCCTCCATCATTCGAGGAGCTTGAGCAACGCCTCCGAGCAAGGTGCTCTTCTATACTTACAGGTGTTTTGAATAGTCTCTCTGTGCTGGCCCTTTTACTCAAAAAGTTTGTAAAAAATGTGGCAGGGCGACTGAGACAGAAGAACAGATCCAGAAACGACTCCAAAACGCTAAGTTGGAGCTTGAGCAGGGAAACTCGCCTGGTCTCTTCAACCATATCTTAGTTAACGATAACCTTGATGTGTGTTACGAGAATCTTAAGGTGACTATTGCATCTTTTTTTTAATGATCCATTCATCAAAAAGAAATTGTTCTTAAATTATCTCTCTTGAATCTTGTAGAAACTTTTGGATCTCGATAGTGGCATCAAGACCACCAAGAATCCATGTAAGTTTGTTCCTCTAGTAAAGCATTTAGTTCAAGTtgtttataattgatatttGGAGTTTTGCTTTGTGTCAATCCAGTTTCAGAGTCCATTCTTGTGCCAGTACAACATGAGACATCAAAAGTAGAAAACAAGATCATGATAACTTATGCTGCTCGCAAGCAAGAGAATTCAGCTGTTAACACGTATGTTTCTACCTTTTATGTATAGAATAGATTTTCAAATTCTACGTATAATTTTTCAAAAGCTATTGTTTCAGTCCGAAAATCCATAGGTCCCTGTCACCTCCTGTATCCTCCCCACTCGCACAAGTTGCATAAATTCTGATTCCTGCAGCATTTCTTGTAGGTTGGTGCTGGATTTATCATCAATCAAAAGTGGGACACCTGGTCGGACAAGGGGTCTGAATATTAACGTATTAGAACCATCCAAAATGGCATAAACGGTACCATTACACCGAGTTAACTCCTCAAATTTATCAACTGACGAATTTTCCTTCATAAACTTTTAATCCATTGTTTTATGCCATTTTCTCGGCTCGAAAATGATTGAAATTTCAAGATTGAAGCTCAGTGTAGCCAGACAATTTGAGGGTATAGATTCTTGAGAATGTTGCGGCAGTGTAGGTTGGTTAAGTGGAGCTAACATCATGTTCCTAATTGTTGTCTGATGGAAACACTAAGATTCATATTGGTCGTCCTCTCTTGGAATATGATAAATTTCTAGAAACTCCATTTACATTTTAGatatatactatatatatatatatatatatatgtataatgtaATAGTGGTGCTCAGCAAATTTACCTCCAACACTTTCTGTACGTTGAGCAGAACATGGCTGCCATGTGCATTCATGGATGGAAGTAAGAAAAAAGGACCACCTTTCATGGATGATACGTGTGGGGTTCCTTTCAAGTTAGCCAACTACGATTTTAGGTTGGGGTTGAAATCTTAGTTCCGAAATCCCGAGTTTATTTATTTCTGTGTAACTCAGAAATCCAGAAATGTCTAATAACGATGGGAAGTAATTTCAATAGTAATTGTGATTGATTTTAAATATATGAATGTTTTTCTATGTTAGGGTCTTGAATTTATAAACTTGTGACTTCGATATCATGATAAAATATCTTGTTTAatcacgggttgtattttatAAGACGGAGTTCTTATTTGGGTTGTGTCATCtacgaaaaagtattatttttttattatgaatatcggtatgattgaCATGTCTCGcatataaatattcgtgagcccgtctcacaagaaatctACTCAAAAATCATTTCTTAAAAATTAGTTACTTTATTAATGTACTACATCGTGTTTGTTAAATACATGATATCTTTGTAATTCTACCTATTAGACTAGATGCTCgatcaaattggacaattggtTTACAAGATTCTTTGATGTTGATGGTACCCTTTGTATAACTGTGAAGCATCAATAATCTCAACTAAGTATTCGATTAACTAATAAACTTTTACAAGATGTAGAGTGTTTTTCAAGTATTTTTTATAAAAGATAAGATCATCGAAAAAAAGACTttgaaatatattaaaatattttattctatAATTATACGTTCATATTTGATCTAGGAGTGAGTCTCATCAtataagatcgtctcacggatcttaatctgtgagacgggtcaaccctatccatattcacaataaaaagtaatactcttagcataaaaaataatactttttcttggataactcaaataagagatccgtctcacaaatatgactcatgagaccgtctcacacaagtttttaccttgaTCTAGACATTGTTAAATTTGTGTCTACGTTGTCATTTAATTTGATACATATTCTGATCTTCCACTAATTATGAGAAGGGATGGGTTTTTTCCTCGAAGGCGGGCTTCTCGCATGATAAGTGGTAGACGTCATACTCGACagcttgcaaaaaaaaaaaaaaagaataagaaAGGGAATTGAATACAAATAATCATTCAGTACTGAAATTTAAAGTGGCGGTCCAGGTCCATTGAATTGTCAGTATACATTTTACCCAGATTCCGTTTAGATAactatttataaaaatattttaaaaataaatatatgtttgGACGATTAttctataaaaatattttttcagttAAAGATGTTTAAatcagtgttctaaaaagcTCGCTTAAGCTTGGCAAAAACGCCCCGTTTCGGAGAAAGCGAAAAAAAGCGGTCAAACTGTAGTTTGACCGAATTAAGCATAATTAAGGTGTTTAATTAAGCGTGTTTAACCACAATTGATcgtatttattaatttttttattttgaaggtatgttttttttattttaaaataataaattaggtttataatttagatgtttattttttaattttaattatgattaagtatgtctgataatgatttgacaaatatttaacatttttaatgtgttttagttgcaaaaacaaattaagattgtaattttgatattttatgattttataaatatgagaattaatgcatcagacataaaatttatcatatttatgtattattttatctatttattgatttgagataattacaattacactGAATATAAAAAACGCTTTTTCACGCTTAAGCCTGTGCTAATCTCGCTTAAGCTTGAAAAGCTTGGAGCTTGACATCCGCGCTTCGGGGCGCTTTACGCTTTTTAGAACTTTGGTTTAAACAActgttttttattattataaaaatataaaaaataattttcaactATTCTTTAAAACATGTACTCAgagaattaattttaaaaaaacattttcaaatttttattttctataaAAAACTCATCTAAAAACATAATTTACAAATTTTGAACTCGTAAaacactaaaaatatttttacgatACTTTTATAAACTGAGCCTAGGGATACCGACCGGGCAGGGGCGAGTTTGTCACCTTCATCCATTAATTCAATATTCACTGTCATATCCGTTACGATATCCGCTTTTTCTGGTTCTGGAAATCCCCGAATCCGTATTCCCAGAGATCAAAACTCCATCCATGCCTTTATCtctatttcaaaaatattaatgggATATGGTGGGAGGGAGGGAGCTCGGAGATTTCTGTCCTTGTTTTTGGATTTTTTCGGGAGGCTCAGAACTTATTGAAAAAATTGTCATCTCTAATGTTTAATCCATCGTTTTCTATTTGCTACCAAAGGATAATATTCTTATCAGTTGCATGACAAAAAGATAAAACaacgaaaaattatttttttaaaaaaaaaataaagagagaGAGCCGATATTTGTGACATTTCAAAGAATATTTTCAAACT
Coding sequences:
- the LOC140839530 gene encoding guanylate kinase 2-like isoform X2 — protein: MIPTVLGTKPDLSKGHSAILLDEERILFIKGDSTSDACFWFLEVNTPFVKDQKIKLGTEVVAWSKGVIGETEKPIVISGPSGVGKGTLISKLMEEFPSMFGFSVSHTTRAPRNHEKNGVHYHFTERSVMEKDIEDGKFLEFAAVHGNLYGTSIEAVEVVADKGKRCILDIDVQGARSVKASSLEAVFIFICPPSFEELEQRLRARATETEEQIQKRLQNAKLELEQGNSPGLFNHILVNDNLDVCYENLKKLLDLDSGIKTTKNPFSESILVPVQHETSKVENKIMITYAARKQENSAVNTLVLDLSSIKSGTPGRTRGLNINVLEPSKMA